The genomic segment TGAACCTGCCGCACTGTCTTTTCCAGGGTTCCTTCCTCGGTCGCCTGAGACACTTCATAGACATCATTGACCCCGGCACCCTGTTTGTGTCTGAGGTAACACCTCCTGTAAAACTGTCTATATGTTGCTGATAGATTCATACACAGTATgcaattgacagaaaatcaagtcaacaattctgataataaattaatcattttagttctttttcaagcaaataagCTGAGCGTTTGCCGCCTCCTGCTTTAGCTCGTCTTACAGTATATGACAgtgaattgaatatttttgggttttgaaatgttgttctgagaaaacacaaaataaaaaaaataaataaaaaatcatacTGGGCTCCGGGAACTTTGAAGGGAAAGTTTCGCAATTAAACTATAAACTGACAAAGTGTATTTGGCAGATTAACAGATAGCGAAAGTAACAGGTCATTGCAGCCCTAAACATGTGAGAACTTTGGCTCCTGGTTTGTAGATAAAGACGTTTATCTGTCTCAATGTCATGTatcaaagaaaaattaaatacagtttctgtGTTGGCACTAGAATCAGAAACCTGCCCAGCTGCCGAATCTTTCATATATTCTTAGTCTAATCAAGTcccgttttttttcccttttcgtTCGTTTGCAGAAACGGTTGAAAGAATGCATCAGCCTCCTCGATGATTATAAACATGGCACGCTTCCACCTGGAGTGTCTGATCTTCAGGTGAGTACAGAGGGGTGCAGTTTGATATGGTAACATCTGTTCCTGCAGGAAATTCAGATTGAATAtcaaggaaaaggaaacaatcCAGTACACGTTAGAAGGTCTGTAGTAACAGTTGGCTAAACAAAGTCCTGGCtagagcaaaaacacacaattctaattaaaaaaaaaagccagttaATGAACTTCCTTTAcctgttttcaaaaaagaaagCTGGATACCTAATGATTAAttgtagtttttccttttaacctTACCGCATTCGTGTGCAGCTGTGGGAAGCCCAGAAGATCAAGCAGGTAAGTGACTGACCAGCCATAAGCGGGCCCAGGTTTACTGCACTTCCATACATTCAAACCTCTGGGCTCCTGGCAGCATGAGGATGATGCCATGCTCTCTGCACGCAGGCCATCATTCATCCTGACACAGGAGAGAAGATCTTCATGCCATTTCGAATGTCAGGTACGCCCTCAGATGAAGATCTTTGCTGGAGTTGTTCACGTTGCTCCATTTCGTCATCGTTCTTACGCTGAAAGTCATGTTTTCACTGTGCAGGTTACGTACCATTTGGAACACCGATTGTAAGTGCCACGTGaaaaatcacatcacacatTCTAGCCGTGCATTTCATAGAACTGAACTTGGCTGTGCAAACGTCCATTCACATGGTCTTGTTTGGGGATAGATGAAATGAGACTTCGGACTTATTTTGTCCAGAAATAAGCTCTTATTCCCTGGTTTCATCTAGGTCATTGGCCTTCTTCTCCCAAATCAGACTGTGGTGTCTACCATTATATGGCAGGTACTGTAAATAACATACATATTGTAAAACCATTGCattgtttgtacattttgaacACCTTGTAAGCACATTTTTACTGTGTACTTGCAAAGCTTTCCCACCTGTTACACACCGGAAGAAGGACGTGGTGAATTACAGTGctgctatctatctatctatctatctctcactctctctctctctctctctctttcttctatTCCTTCCCCCATCCTTCCTTCCGTCATACCTAcgttaacttttttttaaccctcatCCCTCcttatttccttccttttttcctacAGTGGCTGAATCAGAGTCACAATGCTTGTGTGAACTATGCCAACCGCAACGCCACAAAGGTAGGAACTACTCCTTGTggatatttagattttttttttaagtctccctaaaatcataaataataaattagtcattattcatttttgttgctttagATTTGGCTCcatgttgctttttaaattgttttatcacCATAAAAAGAATGTCATGCTTAATGTTTTGGGCTTTTAGCctattttctgtaaataaaaaaccaaaggcaactataaaatgcaaaatgtcacAATAGAGAGCTTATGACAGTCTGTCAGTAAACCATGTATAAAGCTGTGACACAGTATTTCTTTGGTCCTTCTTCAGCCTACGCCAACATCCAGGTTTCTTCAAGGCTATGTAGGAGCTGTGACGAGTGCTGTCTCTATTGctgtgagtttgtttttatttttttatttttttatcagtatTGTCTTTCAGGATAGAGAAATTGaatttaaacttttgttttttctgaatattACCTGCCTCCAAAAAGGAATAGTTCTTAAAGGGCTCTTTATTGACTGACAGTGGGATTGTAAGTCAGCCAATGCCATGGCaattacaaaaatgacaaataacaaataaagacATATTCATATATTTCGCACTTTTTGGCTTTGGGAACAGATTTAGCAGCACAGGTCTCCTAATGTAGTAATGCCAATGTTTCAGCTAAAGTAAAGATCCCTGAACTACTAGTAATAACGAGACTACAGCTACAGATAAGAATATTTTTACTGTGTAGAAGTTTTCAATGCATGTTACATTAATTATAGCTAAAAGCAAAAGTTGCTGgaattgtttgatattttttataagATTTCTTTAAGAACGTCCTGATGTCCTATGCCTAAGGTgctatatttgtatgtgtttgttatatttaagctgattttgtattttataggtGGGGCTGAATGTGCTGATTCAGAAGGCCAACAAATTGAGCCCTGCCACCAGAATGATAATACAGAGATTTGTCCCCTTCCCAGCTGTAGGTAGGTGgatggggggtggtggtggcggcggtgAGGGGAGGGTGCTTCCTACCAGATGGCAGTTGTTTCTCTACCAGAAATTTCATGTTACAAACTCATTTTTTCACAGCCTGCTAAATGCATTAATGTAATTTCTGTATCAAAATACTTATTGTACTGAAGTTTTATAGCATTGGCTGCAGTGAGCTGTACCACCAACAGTATTTCATGATGCTATTTTTCTAACACTACTGTACTTTCAGCGTCACAGTATAAAAGGTTTTGGTCTTAgctttgttctctttcttcttttaatctCTTGACTGAATTTCTCGTCTTCAGTGCCTCTTGTggaaatttatttaaaacaaatggcgtcagctgtctttctctccttcctcagCCAGTGCAAACATCTGTAACGTGGGTCTGATGAGACACAACGAGCTGTCTGAAGGTATCGATGTGCTGGACAACAACGGGAATGTGGTGGGATCCTCCAAAATCGCTGCAAGGCATGTGAGTGGCTTTTTTAGCATACTCAGCGTACATGTTACTTGACTGCATTGAATATGTTTGTACacttgctgtttttcagtgaattGAAAATGTGATGGTGGCAGATAATGGAGAAAAGGCATCCCTTCCCTGCTCGGCTCCTGTAATTCAGCTCCCATCTGATCTCATGAAAGGGAAAATTAAATCCAAATCATTGCAGTATTTGAAATGAAGCGTGTGCACAATGTTCTCATCTTTTTCCCCAGGCAATCACGGAGACGGCCTTCACACGTGTGGTCCTGCCGATGCCGATCTTTGTCCTGCCCCCAGTCATCATGTCCTACCTAGAGAGGTTCGTACAGAAATATAATTATTGGGTAAAATGTCGGCAGatagtgaaaaattcccatcaTAAGTTCCTTGAGCCCAATGTGACgcctttttaaattattgttttgtcCAAGCAACAGTCCAGAATGCAAAGATATTTAGTTAATCGTCAGAAAAAACTaggaaaactaaaaataattgATATTTGTGAGGCTGAAACCTgtacatttttgccatttttacttaaaaaatacttttcaatGAATTGTCAAAATTcacactgatttattttctgtctacTGACTAATGGACTAGTCGTTTCAgctcaaaaaataataatgcttTTTCTTCAAATGCTTAGTCAAACATGTCTACTTAACATTCACAGCTCACAGGCCAGTAACATATCAGAATAAATCCGCCCCAGACGATTTCCATTTTAAAACGGCATgctgtacagtaaattacacGAGTACATGCGATCGACCAGTTGCTTGCTATGCACGTATATTCATACTTATTGTATTGCATTAATTGGCACCAGTTGCATACGCCTGCTAATTGTAACCAGTTCAACAAAGAGTgataatttttctttatttggaaATAATTTATTCAATAACTCAGTAGGAAAATGGAAAAGGCGgttaaaaatcaaagttttgtatgacagaagttttttttttaattttgttggttCCTAGATTGTTAATCATCTCAATACTTCTCCCCTTGTGAGGGACCCAAAGTTAAGACTAGAATCTgtctttttgacatttgtttttccgtataaaatgtaattattaatacttattattaattatttttaaatgcgTAATATCGGAGAAACCAGAATGTAAAGTTTTGCAAAATAACTCAAAGCCACAGATTTAGCTAAGTTAAAACTAGCTGCTAACGTAGCTACAGCTAAATTTACTTACTCTTTCCTGTCCACTGAAAAATCAACTTTGATGATCCAAAATCTCAATAATTCAGCTTTAGTATCTCATATTAATGTGACAGTAGCCAAATCCAACCAGTCCATAATGTAACAGCAGAAACTACTCCTGGAAAAAGATTACTAGCCTAGCTTAGAAGAGTAGCTGTAGCACCTGAAACCCTTTGTCAAAAGGCAGAGTGTAAAATAATCTGCTTGAAAATGCATtcaatttgtaatttattaatttatctgTTCCATGGTTTGGCTCTCCTGCCTCGAAACattgaacacttttttttttttttaaactttaattttctttaaatcgCTCTCTGTCATCGTAGGGCCATATTGTCTGCTTGATTCtggtttaaaaatattaaataatgcGTAAATATTTGTGCCTGTACTGAGCCAGAGCCAACATATGTTGTGCCCCAAAGTGattaacatatactgtattcattCATTAGTACATGTAGGTCAATAGAGCCAGAGAAAATGCAAAGTATTATATAAAATGAAGTGTAATAATATAGCTTTGAACAAAAAGAGAATTTCCGTTTCTATTGTAAAATTAAACCAAAGAAGATGTCTGCAGTCTGACTCATGAAACCCACAAATTGCActttcacacagacagataaatCTCCCACCCACTAATTGTGCAAAATAGCTCCCCCAAATCTGCTCATGATGTTTTTCTCCAGATCTAAAAATAATTCCTGGCTTTGCACTAGTCATCTGGGATCGATCCACACAGGCTCACATTTCCTTCCATCACTGTCTTGACTTGTGTAGGCTGCGATTCCTGCAGAGAAACCGCAGATTGTTGCTGCCCATCCACAGCGTTGTGTGCCTGGTTACCTTCGGCCTCTCCCTGCCTCTGGCCATCAGCCTGTTCCCACAGATGTCTCAGGTACAGTATTAACCGTCAGATGAACTACCTCTGCTGCTGATTCGAGGCCAGATGGCTCAGGGAGCAGCCGGAATAAATTCAAATTACATACGCAGCACTTGACATGCGCAGCCCCGGCCCACGAGCTTGTATTTACCTCTTATTCCAGATGTCTCTTCCCTCGTCTaattaaaagtcaaaatgtttttcagggCCTAAAAACAGAGACGTAGAGCTAAATTCAGTTTTGCATATCCTTCCGCAGATTGAGGTGTCTCGCCTCGAGCCGGAGATCGCCATGGCAACAGATTGCAAGGTGGTGACCTACAACAAGGGTTTATGATGGACGGCGTGGTGTGAGAGAGGGGAGGACAGGGAACGAGGACGGAAATGAGGCTGAATATCGGTGGGGGAGAACCCTCTGTAGGGTTCGTCCTGTCGACAGGTCTGGGAACTATCTGCTGCAGCACCATAGCAGAGCCTGTAGATCGTCGTGTACTAACCCAGGGTTTCtacacctttttctttcttccacttCTCGTGATCGTAGCAATTACTGAGCCATGGTTTCTTCTGAGCTTGAAAATGGGACAGATTTTTCTGTCCTCGctgttttcaagaaaaatgaaacagcttTGTATATAgaaattataatatatttacagtaaaatcagGGTTTTGGcatgattttaattattttaatatatacaatacaatGTTTCCCACCAACGTATAGTTATGGCTGCTTAAGTATATTTTGAGCCATtgtaagaatgaaaaatgttcataagTGCagtttaaacctgcagtaactgacCTTTtgtccacttgggggcagtgggaacaagctgtaaacataacaCTGTCATAGAATCACCTTCTGATGTGGCGAACCTTTCGATATTGCAAacttgtcagcaaacagttgccttttcacacatccagcagatatggagcaacttcatttatttggagtttttGGCCACCTTATGAATTGAAGTCCAGaagtcagtctttttttttttttgtgtccatcAACTTCTGAGAGAAACATCTGgttcttcagctgctaaatacGCCGCTGTATGTAGCAATACTCCGCTGCAACAGTTAGCTAGTCGCtaagtgtttctgtctgttattTACCGCTGGGCAGGCAGAGCACAGTGGGTCTATCAGAGCTTCTTTGCTGAAAGCAGCTGGCAGAAACTATGCcgatgagagcggtgagactgaaccgAAACAATGAAGTTGTGGGCTGGgaaacgaaaaaaacaaacaaaaaaacagtgagttGAAAAAGGCTATACAggtctgtagagctgagggcaactgcagagttgggttgACACAACTCTTTTCACGTACAAGTAACCAtgtgatccactgttaatataagAACATTGATCTGAGTTGCTTTTAATACTGTCCATAAAGCTTAACATGACCAGACTCGTCCCGAGGAACAGTGCACGTATACCGCAAGCGACTTCCCCTTTTGTCAACTCAACGAGAATGACGACACGTGCTTCGCCTCGCTCACGCCAGCCTGAGCAGCCGATGGTCACGGGAAGCGAGGGGGCGGCTGTGTCGTCAACACGCCAAGATTGGGTTACTAAACAGGAGCCTGTCCACAGGTTAGCAACTGGAAGACAATCAGCTAACAGTGGATTTATCTTTACTTCTGAATCAGTGGTTTCCAACGCCTCTACACTGTCAtccataaaaatgaaactactgtatgttcagtTCACAaattggctgatttttttttttttccccccctctgtTTTACTTGATTAATTTTCTAGAGTGTGgcagaaatgaaatattgtttatatatcatataatattctgtttttccatCCTGTTAATCATCTTGCACTCCCTCAAATAAATTTCGTG from the Xiphias gladius isolate SHS-SW01 ecotype Sanya breed wild chromosome 23, ASM1685928v1, whole genome shotgun sequence genome contains:
- the sfxn5b gene encoding sideroflexin-5b isoform X1, with product MAESAACPAFQLGRPRYDQGSFLGRLRHFIDIIDPGTLFVSEKRLKECISLLDDYKHGTLPPGVSDLQLWEAQKIKQAIIHPDTGEKIFMPFRMSGYVPFGTPIVIGLLLPNQTVVSTIIWQWLNQSHNACVNYANRNATKPTPTSRFLQGYVGAVTSAVSIAVGLNVLIQKANKLSPATRMIIQRFVPFPAVASANICNVGLMRHNELSEGIDVLDNNGNVVGSSKIAARHAITETAFTRVVLPMPIFVLPPVIMSYLERLRFLQRNRRLLLPIHSVVCLVTFGLSLPLAISLFPQMSQIEVSRLEPEIAMATDCKVVTYNKGL
- the sfxn5b gene encoding sideroflexin-5b isoform X2, whose amino-acid sequence is MPFRMSGYVPFGTPIVIGLLLPNQTVVSTIIWQWLNQSHNACVNYANRNATKPTPTSRFLQGYVGAVTSAVSIAVGLNVLIQKANKLSPATRMIIQRFVPFPAVASANICNVGLMRHNELSEGIDVLDNNGNVVGSSKIAARHAITETAFTRVVLPMPIFVLPPVIMSYLERLRFLQRNRRLLLPIHSVVCLVTFGLSLPLAISLFPQMSQIEVSRLEPEIAMATDCKVVTYNKGL